A genomic window from Zalophus californianus isolate mZalCal1 chromosome 13, mZalCal1.pri.v2, whole genome shotgun sequence includes:
- the LOC113934975 gene encoding small nuclear ribonucleoprotein G-like: protein MSKAHPTELKKFMDKKLSLKLNGGRHVQGILRGFDPFMNLVTDECVEMATSGQQNNTGIVVIRGNSIIMLEALE, encoded by the coding sequence ATGAGCAAAGCTCACCCTACCGAGTTGAAAAAATTTATGGACAAGAAATTGTCATTGAAATTAAATGGTGGCAGACATGTCCAAGGAATATTGCGGGGGTTCGACCCGTTCATGAATCTTGTGACAGATGAATGTGTGGAGATGGCAACTAGTGGGCAACAGAACAATACTGGAATAGTGGTAATACGAGGAAATAGTATCATCATGTTAGAAGCCTTGGAGTGA